The genomic region TACCCGCGCCTTGATCGGCACGGCACAATCCGTTGCCCAGTCCGGCCGCCATCCCCAGCGCACCATGTCGGCCCGCAGAAATTGACCTTCCTGGTGAAAGAGGGCGAGTTGAGCGGACGGCGCGGCGTTATAAAGCTCGAAAGGCTGGTCGCCGGCGTAGTTGATCAAGGCGTTTGGAATGTTGAGCGCCGCGACAAAGTCATGAATGCCTCGGTACTGGGAAAGACGTCCGCACATGGTTGGACCCCTCCGGTTGTGCTTTCAGCTTAGACCAGAACCTGACGGCAGGATGACGAAGCCTTGTCCGGAGCAGGCGGGGCGCTCTTCTCTCGCTCGGCAGCAGGGGCTGCCAGCAACTCGTTCACCAGGTTGAATACGGTGTTCTTCACTGGACTGTTCAGATCAACCCAGGCAAGGCCGGTGGTTGCCCGATAATCCCCCAACTCCAGGGGTTTGGAAATCACATTGGCGGGCAGCGCACACCCGGCACGAGCGGGCAGTAACCCGACGCCGAGCCCGGCGGAAACCAGCGCGAGCATGGTGGTGAACTCGCCCAGTTCCGATGCTATTTCCAACTGCGCGCCGTGGCCGCTCACGGCTTGCATCAGGCCATCGTAAAATCCGGGTGCATAGCGTCTGCCGAGGATGAAAACGGGTACGTTTGCCAGCACTGTGGGGGGCAGCGTGTCGTACACCGCCAGAGGATGATCGCCGTGCAAGGCCACTATGAAGGTCTCCCGTAGCACTTCCAGGGTTTGAATCCCTGGGGCCATGGCCGGTAAACGCATCAAGCCGAAATCGAGCTGGCCATTTTTCAGCGCCGCGGTCTGATCCGGACCTGGCATGTCCTTGAGTTCCAATTCAATTCGCGGGAACCGCTGATGCAGCGAGCGGATCAAGGTTGGCAGCAGTTCGGGCAGTACCGAGGAGACGAAACCCAAACGCACGCGACCTATTTCGCCGCGCCCTGACGCCCTGGCCACGTCCGCCGCGTGGGCCGCTTGATGCAAGGTCGCGCGCGCCTCAGGGAGGAAAATCAGTCCCACTTCGGTCAACGCGACCGAATGCCGATTGCGCTCGAACAGGCGCACCCCCAGTTCTTCCTCAAGCAGCTTGATCTGCGTGCTCAGCGCCGGTTGAACGATCGACAGTTGCTGCGCGGCTCGACCGAAGTGAAGCTCCTGAGCCAAGGTCACAAATGATCGCAAGTGTTTGATTTCCATTTGAATACTCCGGATTTTCAGAGCCCATGCCGCGCTTATCATAAATTTTGATCACCAGATCATCAATGACGATTGGACGTGACCGCCAGGCTGCGATGAAGTGACGGCAAGGCCGAAAAAAATAAATGGCCATTTGTGGAGAACAGCATGTCATTCAATATCAGTAGCTTCCAGCTTAACGGGCGCAGAGCCCTGATCACCGGTTCGGGCAAGGGGATCGGGCTTGAGCTGGCCAGAGGGTTGGGAGCTGCCGGCGCCACCGTGGTGATCAATGATCGCAATAGTGACAAAGCGCAACCCATCGCCAGTCAATTGCGTGACGAGGGTGTAAGCGCAGAGATCGTGGTGTTCGATGTTACCGATCAGGCTCAGGTATTCGAAGTGATCAACAGCTTTGAAGCACAGACCGGAGCCATCGATATCCTGGTGAACAATGCCGGCATTCAGCGGCGTGCACCGCTGGAAGACTTTGCCGCGAACGATTGGCACGAACTGATGCGGGTCAATCTGGATGGCGTCTTCCATGTGTCCCAGGCAGTCGCCCGACACATGATTGCCCGACGTCGCGGCAAGATCATCAATATCTGCTCGGTTCAGAGCGAATTGGCCCGCCCGACGATCGCTCCCTATGCGGCGTCGAAAGGTGCCGTGAAGATGCTCACCAAGGGCATGTGCGCCGAATGGGCTTGCCACGGTATTCAGGCCAATGGGTTGGCACCTGGCTACTTCGCGACGCAGATGAACCAGGCCCTGGTGGACAATCCGGAATTTTCCCAATGGCTGTGCAAGCGCACGCCGGCAGGCCGCTGGGGGCGCGTCGAGGAGTTGTGTGGTGCCGCCGTATTTCTCGCCTCCGCTGCCTCCGACTTTATCAATGGCCAGACGATCTTCGTCGACGGAGGCCTGACAAGCGTCGTTTGAATGTCACTCCCGTCGCAAAAAAACAACAACAGGGGACACCCATGAGCAATCTCAAAGAGCAGGTAGCTCCGCTGGTCGACATTGGCGGTCAGGCTACCGACGACAATCGTCAACAGGTCGAATCCAAAAGCTTTGCACCCAAGCGTTGGCGGTATCTGATTCCGCTGATTTTCATTACCTACAGTCTTGCGTATCTGGACCGCGCCAATTATGGCTTCGCCAGTGCCGCCGGGATCGAGCAAGACCTGGGTATCACCAAAAGCATGTCCTCGTTGATCGGGGCCCTGTTTTTTCTGGGTTACTTTTTCTTTCAGGTTCCGGGCGCTATCTACGCGCAGAAATACAGTGTTCGCAAATTGGTGTTCTGGAGCCTGATCTTGTGGGGCATCTGCGCGATGGCCACGGGACTGGTGACCAATATTCCGATGTTGATGGTGATCAGGGTGTCGCTGGGCATCGTCGAGGCTGCGGTGATGCCCGCCATGCTGATCTTCATCAGTAACTGGTTCACCCGCAAGGAACGCTCGCGCGCCAATACGTTCCTGGTCCTCGGCAATCCGGTCACCGTGCTCTGGATGTCAGTGGTCTCGGGCTATTTGATTCACGCGTGGGGCTGGCGCGAGATGTTCGTGATTGAAGGCGCGCCAGCGGTATTGTGGGCGTTCGTCTGGTGGCGGCAGGCGCGGGACAAGCCCGAGCAGGTCGACTGGCTGACTCAGCAGGAAAAAAACCAGCTGGTCGCGACACTGGCGGACGAACAGAAAGGCATGAAGGTGGTTCGTAATTACCGCTAGGCGTTTACCAGCCCGGTGGTGATCCAGCTGTGTTGCGTTCATGCGCTGTGGAGCGTCGGGGTCTACGGCTTCATCATGTGGCTACCGACGATCATCAAACAGGCCGCAGCTGCTGATATTGTCACGGTCGGCTGGTTGAGCGCTGTGCCTTATGTCGCGGCTGTGGCTGCCATGCTCGTGGTGTCCTGGGGGGCAGATAAATCCCAGCAGCGTAAACATTTTGTCTGGCCGCTTCTGGCGCTGGGTGCGCTGGCATTCTTCTGTTCGTACTTGCTTGGCCCGAGCCATTTCTGGTTGTCGTTTGCTTTACTGACCATCGCTGGGGCTGCTTTGTATGCGCCTTACGGACCATTTTTTGCGCTGATCCCGGAAGTTCTGCCGTCCAATGTCTTTGGTGGTGCGATCGGCCTGATCAACGCCTGTGGGGCGTTAGGGGCCTTTGTTGGTTCGTGGATCGTTGGCTACCTGATCGGCCTCACCGGCAACCCCGGGGCGGCCTATATTTTCATGACCGTCGGTGTGCTGTCTTCGGCGTTGCTCATGGCTTGGGTGAAGGTGCGGCGATGAGCCACAAAATTGACCGCTTGGATGTCAGCGATCCCGGCAACTCGTCAGTAGCCGTTGTGGTGATGGGCGTTGCCGGATGTGGAAAGTCGAGTGTCGCCCGGGCAATCGCCGACGCCCTGGACGGCATGCTGATCGAGGGGGATGCCTTCCACCCGCAAGAAAACATTCGGAAGATGCGCCAGGGCATCTCTTTGACCGACCTTGATCGAGCTGCCTGGCTCACGTCGCTCAACCAAGCGTTGCACGGTGCGATTGCCGCGGGACGCTTGCCGATACTGGCGTGTTCGGCATTGAAGCAGTGTTATCGCGACGTCTTGGAAAACGGTATTCGCTCAGTAGCCATGGTGTTCCTGCGATTGCCTGAGTCAGTCGCCGCAGCGCGCGTGTCCTCACGCACGGATCACTACATGCCGGCAACGCTTGTGGCGAGTCAATTTACCGACCTGGAGCCTCCTCAAGCCGGGCGCAACGTTATTGATATCGATGCAACGCTGCCATTGCCCGAGGTGGTCATGCAATTTGAGTCATGGTGGCGACGACGGCAGTGACATGGCACCGGACCGGATATTGCCCGTAACAGGCCACTCGGTCGCCGGGGTGGATCCATAGTGAAACGGTGTTCTTCGATTTTTAGATCCGCTTCGCGTCGAGCCAGTGAATTCGACGGACCAAGCGCGCAAGCAACAAAAAACCGCTGCCACTCTCACAGAGCGGCAGCGGTTTTCAGGTGTTACGGGGTTACTTGCTATCAGGCAGCGCGTAAGCGATCACATAATCGCCGCGATCGGGCGACTGACGCGCACCACCCGCGGTGATGACAATGTACTGCTTGCCTGTTTTCGGCGAGACATACGTCATTGGGCCACCCTGGCTGCCCACAGGCAGTCGGGTTTTCCAGGCCTCTTTTCCGTTGGCGGAATTGAAGGCGCGCAGGTAGTAGTCCTGCGTACCGGCGATGAACACCAACCCGCCCTGGGTGGAGAGTGTACCGCCCAGCGTCGGCATGCCGATCGGCAACGGCAGATGCATCTTGATACCCAATGGGCCAGTGTCCTGGACGGTGCCAACCGGTACTTGCCACGCGATTTTCTGGGTTTTCAGGTCGATCGCGGTCAGTGTGCCAAAGGGCGGTGCCTGGCAAGGGATGCCGGCAACGGACAGGAAGCGGTTCTTGTTCACTGCATACGGGGTGCCTTTGAGCGGTACCGCGCCCATGCCGGTGTTCAGTGCTTCACCACCGGAAGAGGCCTTGGCATCTTTCTGCGCCGCAATCATCTGGATCCACAGGCCCAGCCGCATGTCGTTGACGAAGATAAAACCGTGTACCGGGTCAGTCGAGATACTGCCCCAGTTCATCCCTCCCAGCGAACCCGGGAAACTCAGCGAGACATCGGTGCCTGGTGCGGTGTACAGCCCGTCGTAACGCATTTTCTTGAACGAGATACGGCAGAGTAGTTGATCGAACGGCGTCGCCCCCCACATGTCCGACTCGGTCAGCGTCTGCGCGCCGATCTGTGGCATGCCCACCGATTTCGGCTGAGTCAGCGAGTAAGGTTCGTTCGGGATGTCCGACGTTTTGACCGGAACCTCTTCCACCTTGGTCAGCGGTTTGCCGGTGGCGCGGTCAAGCACGTAGATCTGACCGGCTTTGGTGCCGATCACGACGGCAGGCACCTTGCTGCCGTCGGCTTTGGTGAAGTCGATCAGGCTTGGCTGCATGGGCAGGTCGAAGTCCCACAGATCGTTGTGGACGGTTTGGTAGACCCACTTTTCTTCGCCGGTTGTTGCGTTAAGTGCAAGCACGGAAGCGCCGTACTTGTGGTTCAGTGCCGTACGTTCCACACCGTAGATGTCGGTGGACGAACTGCCCATCGGCAAGAACACGGTGTTCATCGCCGGGTCGTAGGACATCGGTGCCCAACTGTTGGGCGTGCTACGCACGTACGTGCTACCGGCAGCCGGAGCCTGCTTGTCTTCGGGGTTTCCCGGGTCGAATGCCCAGCGCATCTCGCCGGTGACGACGTCGAAACCACGGATCACGCCACCTGGCATGTCGGTCTGGACGTTGTCGGCGACACGGCCGCCTACGACCACGGTGGTCCCGGCCATCAGCGGTGCCGATGACAGCTGGTAATAGGAATCAGGGACATCGCCGAGACCGGCTTTCAGATCAACCTGACCATTGTGACCGAAGCCCTGGCAGAACTCCCCTGTGTCGGCGTCCACTGCGATCAGGCGCGCATCGATGGTGTTGGTCAGCAGACGACGCTGGCAGTTGGCGCCGGCCGGCACCGACACGGGCTTGACAGGTGTGCTGCCCTCAGCAGGCTGGGCGAGCGCAGTGGTAGCGTCGAAGTAGGCGACACCGCGGCAACGTTGCCAAACACGGGTCTTGGCGTTTATCTCGTTTTTCCACAGCTGTTTACCGGTGTCGGCATCCAGTGCGATGAGGTTGTTGTGCGGGGTGCAGATGAACACCTTGTCGCCAACCTGCAACGGCGTCATCTGATCTTCGGCGCCATTGCCGTCGCTGATCGCGATGTCCCCGGTATTGTAGGTCCATGCCGGTACCAGCTTCGAGACGTTGCTACGGTTGATCTGGTCCAGAGCGGCGAAGCGGCCGCCACCTTCGTCGTTACCGTAGTGTTCCCAGTTTTTCTGGGCCTTGGCAGGGTCGACCTTGGTCAGGCCTGGGCCGTCACCGGTCGGTGAAACAGGGGCGTGGGGGACGAACATACCGGCTCCACCTGCAGCCACGGCGATTGCCAGTACACCGCTCAGCGCGTAGCCACTGCGACTGCTGGCCAGGCTATTGGCTTTGCGCAAGTGGGGGTAGACCAACGCCACCAACAGGCTCAGCACGCCCAAGGCGAACAAGCGAGAGATCAGAGGCCAGAAGTTCAGTCCGACATCGGCCAGCGCCCAAATCACGGTCAGCACCATCACCGCCGCGAACAGCCAGGCAGCCTGCAGACGCTGCTTGAAGAGCAGTACGGCAGATGCGATCAAACCGCAACCGGCGAGTAGGAAGTACCAGCTGCCACCCAGCGTGGCGAGGTAGCCACCACCGATTGCGAAGAATAATCCAAATACCAGCACGCCGAAGGCGACGACCCAGATGGGCCAGCGACTGACGGATGCCGAAGGTCGAGACTTAGTCATGTTGCATGATCCTACTGACGCATGAACGTTTGTGGGGAGGGTTAAGAGTCGTGAAGGCAAGTCTGAAAATAGTTGTTAACTATTTGGTTAATTGCGCAAAGATATCAAAAAAAGCGAGCCCTGCGACAAATTGTCATTTACAGAAAAGGAGAAACACTGTTACGGCGATGGTAACAATCGAGAGGAAAGGCCCTGAACACTCAGGGCGAGCCGGCGAAGCTTGCCTTCGGCCGGAGGTGATTGGCCTATCGCAACGAGCGATAGGTAATGGGGTCGATGTAGGCCGACTGCAGGTCCCGCTCCGGGATCTCCCAGATGATTTGCTTGGGCGGCGTTTCTTTGGAAGCCGGATTGTTGAGGTAGCTGTTTGCCGCGCCGGAGAACGCTCCGCCGTCTTTGGCGAAGTTACCCACGGGTGCGCCCAGTGACTGTTGCAGAAAACCTGCGAAGTTGGAGTTGCGTGAGAATGAAGTGCCGATGAGCGCGGTGTTGGGGAGGTCGGCATCGCCAAAAAGGTCTGCCTCAATGTCAGGGTTGACGGCTGACGCAACGGGAAGTTCGTGGGTGCTGGTTTGGGCGACCATGTCGGGTGCGGGTTGCCATTTGAGCGGCAGCCAGTCGATGCCCGCCAGATGAACCAGGTCGCCAGGTCGCACCGCGAGCGGGGCATGACTTTCGTTGAACGACCTGCTTGGCATGGCGCTGATGCCCAGGGTCTTCAGGCGCTGTGTGATGGCATCGGCCGCCGCCTTCGCGCCGGATTCGCTCCAGTGCGTATCGGTGCGCAACCAGGCACTGGCCCCCAGTGGCGTCAGCGCAGCGGTGAGGTCCAGATTCGACACGCCGCCCGCATCCAGCTTCGAGGTCCAGGCCTGGATGCGTCCTTCGAGAGCGGCTGGGCGGTGCAGTGCGCAACGCTGCTCGGAAGCGATGCGGCTCTTGTCTGGAACGATGACCACCAGCAGGCTGATGCCTCGTTGGGAGAGCTGCTGCTTCAGGTCAATCACGACCTGGGCTTTGGCATCGGCATTGCGCTGCGCTTGAGGATTGACCTTGAGCTCATCGGCCAAAAACAACCAGCCAGGACAACCTGAGCGAACCCTCGGTCCGGTGTCACTGAAGAGCAACCAACTGACACCGCGCTCCAGCTCGGCGAAGGTCGTGGGAAGGTGAGCGTTTGACAGTTCCTTGGCAATCCGATGAGTGATATCACCGTCAAGAATCTGCGAGAGCTGCACTTTATCGGGTAATAGCGAGACCTGCCCTGAAACGATCAGACGGCCAGAGGACAGCAGTCCGACGAACAGGAATATCAGCAGCGCCACGCCTGCCAACCGACTGCTGCGTATCGCCAAATCATCTGGCTGAGTGGGGAGCGGGGGGAGCTTTAGGGTTGTCATCAGAATTGGAAGTACAGGAAGGGGACGGTTTCGCGACTGGCGATCAGTGCGAATGACAGCATGAAACCGGCGATGGGCCAAAGGGCGGTAGTGTGGAGCAAAAGGCCGCCCAGACGTTTCTCGCAGTAAGGGTGCAACAGCGGTGCAACGACACCGAACACACCCAGCAAACCCGCAAGGCCGTGTACCGGACGTAGGGTCGTGGACAGTTCGTCACCGAGGGCAATGCCCTGTAGCCCGAACTGTCCGGCATACAGGCTCAGCGCGCTATGAAAGTCGGGGGCGCGGAACAGTGTCCAGGCCAGGCAGACGAACAGCAGTGTCAGCCCATGGGAAAACACTGGCTGTAACGGGGGCAGGGTAGAGCTGTTCCAGACACGATTCACACATAACGCAATGCCATGGGCGCTGCCCCACAGCAGATAATTCCAGCTATCGCCACCGTGCCAGAGGCCGGCGATGGCCATGATCAGGAACAGGTTGCGATAGGTCTTCCAGGTGCCGTTGCGATTGCCACCCAGCGAAATATAAAGATAGTCACGTAACCAACTGGACAGCGACAGGTGCCAACGACGCCAGAAGTCCTGGATGCTGTTGGCCAGATACGGACGGTTGAAGTTCTCGGGAAAGTGGAAGCCCAGCATCAATCCAAGACCAATGGCCATGGCGCTGTAGCCGGCGAAGTCGAAGAACAGTTGCAAGGAATAGGCAAGGCAGCCGATCCAGGCGTCCGAGAAACTTGGGTTCTGCACATTGAACGCCACGTCGACCACCGGCGACAGGGTGTCGGCCACCAGGACCTTCATGCTCATCCCGATCATGAACCGGCGTGCGCCCAGCGAGAAATTTTGCAGGTTGAAGTAACGCTGATTCAGCTCACGTCGAACCCAGTCATAGCGAATGATGGGACCGGCGACCGAATGGCCGAACATCGAAATATAGGTGGCGTAATTAATGAAGCTGCGTTCGACCGGCACGGTGCGGCGGTGTACGTCCACCAGATAGGAAATCGCCTGCAATACGATAAACGATAGTCCGGCCGGCATGATGACCCGTTGCCAGTCCAGCGGCATGGCGCCAGACCAGGTGAGGGCATCGATCAACGTGCCTGCGACGATGTTGGCGTACTTGTACCAGCACAGCACCGCCGTGTTGAGCACGATCAGTGTCACGAGTAACCGCACGCGGCCCTTGTCTTTTTCCCGCAAGGCATCAATCAGCAAGCCTCCGGCCCACGCCGTGATCGTCAACACCACATGCACGGCCAGGAACCGAGGGCTTAACCAGCCATAGAACAGCCAGCTACCGATCAGTAGCGTGACGTTGCGCCAGGCGGCTTTGAATACTGCATAGCTGCATAAGAACAGCGGCAGGAACAACGTCAGAAACTCGAGAGAGGCAAAAACCATGGTGGTGCGATCCGATCAGTGGGCCAGGACGTCAGTCGCGCGCAACAGGTGCGGGCCATTTTCGCCAGGTAGCAGCACAACGCTGTAGCGCTCGCCGGCCTTGAGCTGGCCCAGGTCAAGTGGGGCGCCGACGTTGGTTTGGGCGCAGACCAATTGAACCGACAGGCTGACCGGGTTGATCGCTCGGCGTTGCACGCTGCCGTCGGCCACCTCCTTGAACAGATCGGCGTTTTTCCCCGCAGCACGCAAACCGGCCTGGGTGCACGCTGGATCGGCGCTGATAAACGCCAACGAAGCTCTCAGGCTATTGAAGTCGTCGGGTTGCTCTCGGATGACGACTTGGCGGATGCCTTGAACGCCGTCTGGCAAAGCGATCACACTGGCGAATTCGCCTGCTGCCACCTGGATGTCCAGTGGCTGGCTTTTGCCGTTGCGTTCCAGGGTGCCCTTGATCGGCTGGTTGGCGGGCACGGGCAGGTAGTCGGACACGGCATCCGCTCCCTCGAGTCTGAGGCTGGCCTGCGAGCCTTCGGCCAGCAGCTGCAAGGGGCGGTCGGCAGCGTTGATAAAGCGCAGGAAAGCCGAGTCCTGATCCGGGCCCGTCGGGTACAGGGCAATGTCGGCGGCCTGGGTTTGCAGGCTCAGCATCAAGGGCGCGAACAGCGCCCAGCCACATGCGGGGCGAGTCATTTGCCGGCTCCTGTGCTGCTGACGGTGTCGGCGGGCAACTTGGCCAACGCACCACCAATCGCAGTGCCCCAGGCTTGATAACCGGCGACGGTAAAGTGCTGCCCATCGGTGGTGATCCACTGCCCGGGTTTGGAGAACGTCAGCGAATCGATGTAGGTGCAAGGCGCCACGTTCGCGGCCAAAAACTGCGACATCAACTGGGTGCGGGCATCATTCTTCTGATACATACCACCGGCTTTGCCCCAGGCCGGGCCCACCCAGGCGCAACGGGTCCCGGTGGCCGCGATGGCCTTGGCCAGGCCGGTGACGCTTTGCCATGCCCAGGCCTTCGGAAACACGGGCTTGTCATAGGACGCCATGGTGTCGCCGATGACCAGTACCACCAGGTCGGGCTTGTCGGCGGCGATCAGGTCCTGGATCGGTGTCGTGGTGGCATCACGGCCCTTGATCACAATCTTTTCGTTGCCTTTGCGCTCGGCACCGCAGTCGACCTTTTTACTGATCAGCCAGTCGCCGGCACTGGCGCCACAGGCACCGATGGAGTGAACCAGAGCGCCTTGGCGAGTCAGGTTGTCGTGCAGCGGCTCCAGCAAGTGGTCCGCGAGGCTCATATGACTCTCTCCAAGAACAAGGAGAGTCAGACCGGCAAGGGCAGAAGTGGGCATCGAAAACTCCAGAATGATCAGTTGGAATAAGGCGAGGTGTATGGGCTGACCGGCAGGCTCATGGGGCCGCTGATGTCCTCGAACAGGTAACGCACAGACAGGGCACCGCTGAATTGTTGGTAGTCGTGGGCGTTGTCCAGGCCCAGATTGGCGCCCAGCAGGAAGTTCGAAGCGACCTTGTACTCAGCTGCCGCGGCGACGCTATAGCCGATCCCGGTTTTGTTTTGCGCTTCGTAGCGCAGGCCCGAGGCCGCCTGCAGGGCTTTGTCGGTGGGGAAATAGTCGGCGCTGTCCTGCTCGAAATGCTGCACCCCGACTGAGCCCTTGAGTTGATACGTCAAGCGCCCGGTGCGTTGTGCCCAGGTCACTGGCACGCCCAGGGCGAAGCACGTCTGCGGGCTGAAATAGCCGCCGTGCCCATAGGTGAAATAGTCCTGGTTATTCGCGTAGCTCATGCCGGTCATGCTCAGGCCGACGGTCAGCTTGCTGTCCGTTGCATTTTGCAGGTACCAGTAGACACCGCTGCCCAGTTCACTGCGGCTGTTGGATTCGACATGGTTGCCCAATAGCTGGTGCCAGGAGGCGTAGCCATAGGCGCCGACTTCGTTGTCGTCATAGCTCAACTGAGCACGCCCGCCGTTGGCGCTCACGCCGCCCCAGGACTGCCCGCTGCGTTTGTCCGTGGTGCCGGCAAACGAGGTGACGCTGTCAGTCACCGGACGCCGGGAAACGCTCACGCCGTAACGGACATTAGAGCTGTCGCTCACTGGGCGATCAACGCTGATGCCGCCGGTGGCGGTGGTGTATTTGAAGCCGAGCGGGGTGGTGCCGAGATCGGCCTTGAGCCCATCCGCGGGCCGTTGAATAGCGACGGAAAGACCGACACCCTCGGCTTTTTGCGAGCCGGCGCCTTCGCTCTGCGCACCGCTACCGAAGCGCTGCAGTGCCTCGCCGCTGGCACTGCCGGCGTTCAGCGAGACTGGCGTCACGCGCAGGGCGACGCGGCTTTCATCCAGCGGGATATTGATTTCCAGCGGCGTTTCAATATCGGTCAGTTTGCTCAACCCCGACTCGCTGTTGTTACTGCGAATGCTCACGCCTTGGGTGACGTAGGCACTGCGCTCCTGAAGGATTTTATTCAGCGCCAGT from Pseudomonas sp. GGS8 harbors:
- a CDS encoding glucose/quinate/shikimate family membrane-bound PQQ-dependent dehydrogenase, which gives rise to MTKSRPSASVSRWPIWVVAFGVLVFGLFFAIGGGYLATLGGSWYFLLAGCGLIASAVLLFKQRLQAAWLFAAVMVLTVIWALADVGLNFWPLISRLFALGVLSLLVALVYPHLRKANSLASSRSGYALSGVLAIAVAAGGAGMFVPHAPVSPTGDGPGLTKVDPAKAQKNWEHYGNDEGGGRFAALDQINRSNVSKLVPAWTYNTGDIAISDGNGAEDQMTPLQVGDKVFICTPHNNLIALDADTGKQLWKNEINAKTRVWQRCRGVAYFDATTALAQPAEGSTPVKPVSVPAGANCQRRLLTNTIDARLIAVDADTGEFCQGFGHNGQVDLKAGLGDVPDSYYQLSSAPLMAGTTVVVGGRVADNVQTDMPGGVIRGFDVVTGEMRWAFDPGNPEDKQAPAAGSTYVRSTPNSWAPMSYDPAMNTVFLPMGSSSTDIYGVERTALNHKYGASVLALNATTGEEKWVYQTVHNDLWDFDLPMQPSLIDFTKADGSKVPAVVIGTKAGQIYVLDRATGKPLTKVEEVPVKTSDIPNEPYSLTQPKSVGMPQIGAQTLTESDMWGATPFDQLLCRISFKKMRYDGLYTAPGTDVSLSFPGSLGGMNWGSISTDPVHGFIFVNDMRLGLWIQMIAAQKDAKASSGGEALNTGMGAVPLKGTPYAVNKNRFLSVAGIPCQAPPFGTLTAIDLKTQKIAWQVPVGTVQDTGPLGIKMHLPLPIGMPTLGGTLSTQGGLVFIAGTQDYYLRAFNSANGKEAWKTRLPVGSQGGPMTYVSPKTGKQYIVITAGGARQSPDRGDYVIAYALPDSK
- a CDS encoding cell division protein FtsQ, with translation MTTLKLPPLPTQPDDLAIRSSRLAGVALLIFLFVGLLSSGRLIVSGQVSLLPDKVQLSQILDGDITHRIAKELSNAHLPTTFAELERGVSWLLFSDTGPRVRSGCPGWLFLADELKVNPQAQRNADAKAQVVIDLKQQLSQRGISLLVVIVPDKSRIASEQRCALHRPAALEGRIQAWTSKLDAGGVSNLDLTAALTPLGASAWLRTDTHWSESGAKAAADAITQRLKTLGISAMPSRSFNESHAPLAVRPGDLVHLAGIDWLPLKWQPAPDMVAQTSTHELPVASAVNPDIEADLFGDADLPNTALIGTSFSRNSNFAGFLQQSLGAPVGNFAKDGGAFSGAANSYLNNPASKETPPKQIIWEIPERDLQSAYIDPITYRSLR
- a CDS encoding SGNH/GDSL hydrolase family protein, whose product is MPTSALAGLTLLVLGESHMSLADHLLEPLHDNLTRQGALVHSIGACGASAGDWLISKKVDCGAERKGNEKIVIKGRDATTTPIQDLIAADKPDLVVLVIGDTMASYDKPVFPKAWAWQSVTGLAKAIAATGTRCAWVGPAWGKAGGMYQKNDARTQLMSQFLAANVAPCTYIDSLTFSKPGQWITTDGQHFTVAGYQAWGTAIGGALAKLPADTVSSTGAGK
- a CDS encoding SDR family NAD(P)-dependent oxidoreductase, encoding MSFNISSFQLNGRRALITGSGKGIGLELARGLGAAGATVVINDRNSDKAQPIASQLRDEGVSAEIVVFDVTDQAQVFEVINSFEAQTGAIDILVNNAGIQRRAPLEDFAANDWHELMRVNLDGVFHVSQAVARHMIARRRGKIINICSVQSELARPTIAPYAASKGAVKMLTKGMCAEWACHGIQANGLAPGYFATQMNQALVDNPEFSQWLCKRTPAGRWGRVEELCGAAVFLASAASDFINGQTIFVDGGLTSVV
- a CDS encoding LysR family transcriptional regulator; this encodes MEIKHLRSFVTLAQELHFGRAAQQLSIVQPALSTQIKLLEEELGVRLFERNRHSVALTEVGLIFLPEARATLHQAAHAADVARASGRGEIGRVRLGFVSSVLPELLPTLIRSLHQRFPRIELELKDMPGPDQTAALKNGQLDFGLMRLPAMAPGIQTLEVLRETFIVALHGDHPLAVYDTLPPTVLANVPVFILGRRYAPGFYDGLMQAVSGHGAQLEIASELGEFTTMLALVSAGLGVGLLPARAGCALPANVISKPLELGDYRATTGLAWVDLNSPVKNTVFNLVNELLAAPAAEREKSAPPAPDKASSSCRQVLV
- a CDS encoding MBOAT family protein, with the translated sequence MVFASLEFLTLFLPLFLCSYAVFKAAWRNVTLLIGSWLFYGWLSPRFLAVHVVLTITAWAGGLLIDALREKDKGRVRLLVTLIVLNTAVLCWYKYANIVAGTLIDALTWSGAMPLDWQRVIMPAGLSFIVLQAISYLVDVHRRTVPVERSFINYATYISMFGHSVAGPIIRYDWVRRELNQRYFNLQNFSLGARRFMIGMSMKVLVADTLSPVVDVAFNVQNPSFSDAWIGCLAYSLQLFFDFAGYSAMAIGLGLMLGFHFPENFNRPYLANSIQDFWRRWHLSLSSWLRDYLYISLGGNRNGTWKTYRNLFLIMAIAGLWHGGDSWNYLLWGSAHGIALCVNRVWNSSTLPPLQPVFSHGLTLLFVCLAWTLFRAPDFHSALSLYAGQFGLQGIALGDELSTTLRPVHGLAGLLGVFGVVAPLLHPYCEKRLGGLLLHTTALWPIAGFMLSFALIASRETVPFLYFQF
- a CDS encoding gluconokinase, with translation MSHKIDRLDVSDPGNSSVAVVVMGVAGCGKSSVARAIADALDGMLIEGDAFHPQENIRKMRQGISLTDLDRAAWLTSLNQALHGAIAAGRLPILACSALKQCYRDVLENGIRSVAMVFLRLPESVAAARVSSRTDHYMPATLVASQFTDLEPPQAGRNVIDIDATLPLPEVVMQFESWWRRRQ
- a CDS encoding alginate O-acetyltransferase AlgF: MTRPACGWALFAPLMLSLQTQAADIALYPTGPDQDSAFLRFINAADRPLQLLAEGSQASLRLEGADAVSDYLPVPANQPIKGTLERNGKSQPLDIQVAAGEFASVIALPDGVQGIRQVVIREQPDDFNSLRASLAFISADPACTQAGLRAAGKNADLFKEVADGSVQRRAINPVSLSVQLVCAQTNVGAPLDLGQLKAGERYSVVLLPGENGPHLLRATDVLAH